A stretch of Cytophagales bacterium DNA encodes these proteins:
- a CDS encoding LytTR family DNA-binding domain-containing protein, producing MIIEDEELLAEQLETMIQEIAKEYKVVATAHSIASGIHTLRNNQVVDLIFSDIYLADGLSFEIFKQERTETPIIFTTGYNQYAIKAFEHNSLDYLLKPLKPEKLEQSLSKFERLRALGTTPSFKEQFPTIKEVIYRSNFLLSQGDRLVPIHVDDIQYFTVTHGVVKAFTKKDQMFLMEETLEELSEQLDPKLFFRANRQYLIHRNSIRHIERYFNGRLLINLFPKSLSGIVVSRRRAQLLKAWMNI from the coding sequence ATGATCATTGAAGATGAAGAACTCCTTGCTGAACAACTAGAAACCATGATTCAGGAGATTGCAAAGGAATATAAAGTAGTCGCTACTGCTCATTCCATTGCTTCTGGAATACACACCCTACGCAACAATCAGGTAGTGGATTTGATTTTTTCGGACATCTACCTGGCAGATGGTTTATCCTTTGAAATTTTCAAACAGGAACGCACAGAAACCCCAATTATTTTTACTACAGGGTATAATCAATATGCCATAAAAGCCTTTGAACATAACAGCCTCGATTATCTTCTTAAACCGCTGAAACCTGAAAAGCTGGAACAATCTCTTTCAAAATTTGAGAGGCTCCGAGCACTAGGCACAACACCTTCATTTAAGGAGCAATTCCCAACTATCAAGGAGGTAATTTACAGAAGTAACTTTCTGCTATCTCAAGGAGATCGACTGGTCCCGATACACGTGGATGACATTCAATATTTCACGGTAACTCATGGGGTGGTGAAAGCGTTTACCAAAAAGGACCAAATGTTCTTGATGGAAGAGACACTCGAAGAATTGTCGGAGCAATTAGATCCAAAACTCTTTTTTCGCGCCAATCGACAATACCTGATTCATCGAAATAGCATACGCCACATCGAACGTTATTTTAATGGTCGCTTGCTCATAAACCTCTTCCCGAAATCCCTCTCAGGCATCGTGGTAAGCCGTAGACGAGCTCAACTACTCAAAGCCTGGATGAACATCTAG
- a CDS encoding amidohydrolase family protein: protein MRSGVVLSLFLLSFMAFGQEKDTVRYSLLFGDTKAGFMKKWKNTDGSFTEWFQYNDRGRGDSTVTRYHLDDTGEIVWMEGRGVDYFKKPTYEKFRLENDTAYWENTTEKDSAFTPEKGTYIPLSVGAGTSMKAYFLSPDSTISLIPSGRSKLEVLYHHTLDNGEVIRLISTRGAGLAPSFMWIDEEDEFFGFTGSWMSFLPIGHESLREELDEIEKKYSKGYFKRVSERVTQNIGQGLVISNLRVFDPATGDLTPNTTIVMNQGRILEVTQGDFTVPEGYQSMDGQGRFAMPGLWDMHVHYGDGLPGLLHLANGVTSVRDMGNGTDLVQIKDQIDAGELLGPRIQAMSGFIDRAGEYAGPTGEKIESLEEGIEAIRMYSDLGYQQIKLYSSIKPEWVEPLAAEAHKYGMRVSGHIPSFMLASEAVEAGYDEIQHMNMLLLNFLGKEIDTRTPARFNEVGKQAASIDFDSQEFKDFIALLKAEDVTIDPTVTIFEGMLTGEAGKPDPSYERIVHRLPINTQRGFKTGSALDIPAGMEDTYRASYEKMLKLIRILHQNGITMVAGTDAFAGFTLHRELENYVKAGIPSAEVLKIATLTAATIANKSEDYGTLEKGKVSDLILIEGNPLENIQDLTRISLVIKGDLMYETRELLEAVSIAYFQ from the coding sequence ATGAGATCAGGTGTCGTATTGTCATTGTTTTTGCTATCCTTTATGGCGTTCGGTCAGGAGAAAGATACCGTCAGGTATTCTTTGCTTTTTGGTGATACAAAGGCGGGCTTCATGAAGAAGTGGAAGAATACCGACGGGAGTTTCACCGAATGGTTTCAATACAATGATCGAGGAAGAGGAGATAGTACGGTCACACGATATCATTTGGACGATACTGGTGAAATAGTCTGGATGGAAGGGCGTGGTGTGGACTACTTCAAAAAGCCAACTTACGAGAAGTTTCGGTTAGAGAATGACACGGCTTATTGGGAAAATACCACCGAAAAAGATTCAGCTTTTACCCCTGAAAAGGGGACTTACATTCCTCTGAGTGTTGGAGCTGGTACTTCGATGAAGGCTTACTTTTTGTCCCCTGATAGTACAATTTCTTTAATTCCTTCGGGTCGATCCAAATTGGAAGTGCTTTATCATCACACACTTGATAATGGAGAGGTAATACGACTTATTTCTACAAGAGGGGCCGGGTTAGCACCTTCATTCATGTGGATCGATGAGGAAGATGAATTTTTTGGGTTTACAGGTTCCTGGATGTCGTTTTTACCGATAGGTCATGAGTCATTGAGGGAGGAACTCGATGAAATCGAAAAGAAGTATTCAAAAGGATATTTTAAGCGAGTATCGGAGCGGGTGACTCAAAACATCGGTCAGGGTCTGGTCATTTCTAATCTCAGAGTATTCGATCCTGCCACTGGTGACTTAACACCCAATACCACTATTGTCATGAATCAAGGACGTATTCTTGAGGTAACTCAAGGAGATTTTACTGTTCCTGAAGGATACCAATCCATGGATGGTCAAGGCAGGTTTGCCATGCCAGGTTTATGGGATATGCATGTGCATTATGGAGATGGGCTACCGGGATTACTTCATTTGGCCAATGGTGTGACCAGTGTTAGAGACATGGGCAATGGTACGGATCTGGTACAGATCAAAGATCAAATTGATGCCGGAGAGCTTCTGGGGCCAAGGATCCAGGCAATGAGTGGGTTCATTGATCGTGCGGGTGAATACGCAGGCCCTACAGGAGAGAAAATTGAATCACTGGAAGAGGGGATAGAGGCCATCAGGATGTATAGCGATCTAGGCTACCAACAGATCAAGTTGTACAGTTCCATCAAACCGGAATGGGTCGAACCATTGGCTGCGGAAGCACATAAATATGGGATGAGGGTCAGTGGTCATATCCCTTCATTTATGCTGGCATCAGAAGCGGTAGAGGCTGGATATGATGAGATCCAGCACATGAACATGTTGCTGTTGAATTTTTTGGGCAAAGAGATCGATACCAGAACACCGGCCCGATTCAATGAAGTGGGCAAGCAGGCCGCATCGATCGACTTTGATAGTCAGGAATTCAAAGACTTCATTGCTTTATTGAAGGCGGAAGATGTGACTATTGATCCCACTGTGACCATTTTTGAAGGGATGTTGACCGGGGAGGCTGGAAAACCAGATCCATCATACGAACGCATCGTCCATCGATTGCCAATCAATACACAGCGAGGATTCAAGACAGGCTCTGCGCTGGATATACCAGCAGGTATGGAAGACACCTATAGAGCTTCTTATGAGAAAATGCTGAAACTCATCCGTATACTCCATCAAAATGGTATTACCATGGTTGCCGGAACAGATGCGTTTGCCGGATTTACCTTACATCGGGAATTGGAAAACTACGTGAAGGCAGGGATCCCGAGTGCTGAGGTATTGAAGATAGCCACGCTAACTGCAGCAACAATCGCGAACAAATCAGAAGATTATGGCACATTAGAAAAAGGAAAAGTGTCTGACCTGATATTAATTGAGGGTAATCCACTAGAGAATATTCAGGATTTAACTCGTATATCGCTGGTGATCAAAGGTGATCTGATGTACGAAACCCGTGAGTTGCTAGAGGCTGTATCCATTGCTTATTTTCAATAG
- a CDS encoding M43 family zinc metalloprotease, with the protein MKKQYLQMAICIAIYVSTIASSQCQIPTGSSNCDYRFAIDIKFHIVAFEETDVDICGGECDPPHLNFEEAYDPGNNEIFLNDALADMQSYYSEHEIFFSKKETNYIFDDNLANTGSMNALRSHADFDHNALNIFIVPRSNTQPITYAIGSNTIVIGRNYQGLWVNVHDTTFPHEVGHALGLYHTYHQGHIIGNCETTGDRVCDTPRTQETGENCGNSAGNCSMCSSSSINRVNLMSKFPDECRQEFTAGQVERMRNQMLNNPNVTPYVTATLRSLAAPPISGSDCFEITPGTTTHEFYNLPGAMISEADQFNWSTTFGTITKCYKKVNGNYVLTNCHLVNSGKATNAPIPALPQDRIVRIRISQTTIANPFGFVPSGGSFTVKATAQSSCQSRSTQMQVSIENECVEIPRAILDPIEIDATAFPNPVKHDQVGLNFNAEVPGKYRVVLVNALTGQQQELMIEDLEAGQQSFEFKHLGLESNLYFLRIESPNGVTTKRLLNEKQ; encoded by the coding sequence ATGAAAAAACAATACCTACAAATGGCCATTTGTATAGCAATTTATGTCAGTACGATTGCAAGTAGTCAATGTCAAATTCCAACGGGTTCATCAAATTGTGACTATCGATTTGCAATAGACATCAAATTCCACATTGTCGCTTTCGAAGAAACCGATGTGGATATCTGCGGAGGAGAGTGCGACCCTCCTCACCTTAACTTTGAGGAAGCTTATGATCCTGGGAATAACGAGATCTTCCTGAATGATGCACTTGCAGACATGCAATCATACTATTCTGAACATGAAATCTTCTTTTCAAAAAAAGAGACTAACTACATTTTCGATGACAACCTGGCCAATACTGGAAGCATGAATGCATTAAGGAGTCATGCTGATTTTGATCATAATGCACTAAACATCTTCATCGTACCCAGAAGTAACACACAGCCCATAACTTATGCCATTGGTAGCAATACCATCGTAATTGGCCGAAATTACCAGGGCCTATGGGTTAATGTCCATGACACCACATTTCCACATGAAGTGGGGCATGCATTGGGCTTATATCACACCTACCATCAAGGTCACATTATTGGCAATTGCGAAACTACGGGCGACCGGGTGTGTGATACGCCTCGTACACAAGAAACAGGTGAGAATTGCGGAAATTCAGCTGGAAATTGTTCCATGTGTAGTTCTTCCAGTATCAATCGAGTCAACCTGATGTCAAAATTTCCAGATGAATGCAGACAAGAATTCACTGCAGGACAAGTCGAAAGAATGCGGAATCAGATGCTCAACAACCCAAATGTAACGCCATACGTCACAGCCACCTTACGTTCTCTGGCAGCACCTCCAATCAGTGGCTCTGACTGCTTCGAAATCACTCCCGGTACTACAACTCACGAATTTTACAACTTACCTGGTGCTATGATATCAGAAGCCGATCAGTTCAACTGGTCAACAACTTTTGGTACGATCACTAAATGTTACAAAAAGGTTAATGGTAACTATGTACTTACCAATTGTCACCTTGTCAATTCCGGTAAAGCCACCAATGCACCCATCCCAGCATTACCACAGGACAGAATTGTAAGAATCAGGATCTCACAAACGACCATCGCTAATCCATTCGGATTCGTTCCTTCGGGAGGCTCCTTTACGGTTAAAGCAACGGCACAATCCAGCTGCCAAAGTAGGTCTACACAAATGCAGGTGTCGATCGAAAATGAATGCGTGGAAATACCCCGCGCGATACTGGACCCAATCGAAATAGATGCAACCGCTTTTCCTAATCCAGTGAAGCATGATCAGGTAGGATTGAATTTCAATGCAGAAGTCCCTGGGAAGTATAGAGTTGTATTGGTCAATGCCCTTACCGGACAGCAGCAAGAACTGATGATCGAAGATCTGGAAGCTGGTCAGCAATCATTCGAATTCAAACATCTCGGACTGGAATCCAATTTGTACTTCTTACGCATAGAATCACCTAATGGAGTAACCACGAAACGGCTATTGAACGAAAAACAGTAG
- the thiD gene encoding bifunctional hydroxymethylpyrimidine kinase/phosphomethylpyrimidine kinase, whose product MNKAYPAVLTIAGSDSGGGAGIQADIKSISACGAYAASVITATTAQNTQGVTDIHAIPIPHLEMQLNAVLSDIAFCAIKIGMLHSCEVIQTVDEKLKEYGGGNIVLDPVMVATSGDNLIDEAAIDCLKAFLPKATLITPNLPEAEILIGRPIEPHEAATVARELGQAFQTSVLLKGGHLEISGDKMLDHLYHFATDDIHVIESPRINTNNTHGTGCSLSSSIAAYLSLGDGLVAAVGKGIRYVNQAIASGKDKVLGKGHGPINHFGIP is encoded by the coding sequence ATGAATAAAGCTTATCCCGCCGTGTTGACCATTGCCGGAAGCGATTCCGGAGGCGGTGCTGGTATTCAGGCGGACATCAAAAGTATCAGTGCTTGTGGTGCTTATGCAGCTTCAGTCATCACGGCTACGACTGCCCAAAATACTCAGGGTGTGACGGATATACATGCGATTCCTATCCCTCATCTCGAAATGCAACTGAATGCGGTATTGAGCGATATCGCTTTTTGCGCTATCAAAATCGGTATGCTGCATTCATGTGAAGTGATCCAAACGGTTGATGAAAAACTAAAGGAATATGGCGGTGGTAATATTGTCCTCGATCCGGTGATGGTCGCCACTTCGGGGGACAACCTGATCGATGAAGCTGCCATTGATTGTTTGAAAGCCTTTCTTCCGAAAGCGACGCTGATCACACCGAATTTACCCGAAGCTGAGATCCTGATCGGGCGGCCTATTGAACCTCATGAAGCGGCAACTGTTGCCAGAGAGCTTGGACAAGCTTTCCAAACTTCTGTTTTACTGAAAGGCGGTCACTTAGAAATTTCAGGTGACAAGATGCTGGACCATCTCTACCATTTCGCGACGGATGATATTCATGTAATAGAAAGTCCGAGGATAAATACAAATAACACCCACGGAACTGGTTGTAGTTTGTCATCAAGTATTGCTGCGTATTTGAGTCTTGGAGACGGATTGGTGGCAGCAGTTGGAAAGGGCATTCGATACGTCAATCAAGCCATTGCATCAGGGAAGGATAAGGTGCTCGGAAAAGGTCATGGTCCCATCAATCATTTTGGGATACCGTAA
- a CDS encoding histidine kinase, producing MMKQPANKHLIVVCISVAMMSLVGGARIGIMQRMDGWWMDFSFSTYVLRMVFPFILTYVFLWLNLLNGFLKIGQWTINLESTGVRIVLNLFAFLVLHMLMDSLLHAFEADLPIGPRSLIRSIIGNAMLVAGILVISWIYRLIDRNHQISLANSQLKAENEKSKYEALKAQINPHFFFNSLYAVTGLIDKNPEEAKSFIREMSDVFRYALENGKEDLVLLASELNFAHVYIKLFKTRFPDSITFEVSVADIAKRQNLPSFSIQLLLENAVKHNQFDQSNPLHIKIFDQDGFLVIENSLRPRPVEKSSEIGLFNLNQRYIHLSKQEIVIRKLENSFIVNLPLIDHERNDH from the coding sequence ATGATGAAACAACCAGCGAATAAACATTTAATAGTTGTATGCATATCCGTGGCGATGATGAGCCTGGTAGGCGGTGCCCGAATTGGCATTATGCAACGAATGGATGGCTGGTGGATGGACTTCAGTTTTTCAACTTATGTCCTAAGGATGGTGTTCCCATTCATTTTGACCTACGTCTTCCTGTGGCTCAACCTATTGAATGGTTTTCTCAAAATTGGTCAGTGGACCATAAACTTAGAAAGTACTGGAGTTAGGATCGTCCTAAACCTATTCGCTTTTCTGGTACTACATATGTTGATGGACAGCCTGCTTCACGCATTTGAAGCTGATTTACCTATAGGTCCCAGGTCTTTGATAAGAAGCATCATCGGTAATGCGATGCTAGTCGCAGGGATTCTGGTGATCAGTTGGATTTACCGACTGATTGACCGTAATCATCAAATTTCTCTTGCCAATTCACAACTAAAAGCGGAAAATGAAAAATCTAAATATGAGGCATTGAAAGCACAGATCAACCCTCATTTCTTTTTCAACTCTCTGTATGCGGTTACCGGATTGATTGATAAGAATCCTGAAGAGGCGAAATCCTTTATCCGGGAAATGTCTGATGTCTTTCGTTATGCACTGGAAAATGGAAAGGAAGATCTCGTTTTGCTAGCATCGGAATTAAACTTTGCCCATGTGTATATCAAGTTATTCAAAACCAGATTTCCTGACAGTATCACTTTCGAAGTATCTGTGGCCGATATTGCAAAGCGACAAAACTTACCTTCTTTCTCAATACAGTTACTGTTGGAAAATGCCGTAAAGCACAATCAGTTCGATCAATCTAATCCACTGCACATAAAAATATTTGATCAGGATGGTTTTCTGGTCATTGAAAACAGTTTGCGCCCAAGACCAGTAGAAAAATCGTCAGAAATAGGTCTATTCAATTTAAACCAACGCTACATTCATTTGTCTAAGCAGGAAATAGTCATTCGAAAGCTAGAGAATAGCTTCATTGTGAACCTACCCCTGATAGACCATGAACGTAATGATCATTGA